The region GTATTAATACAGAGTTCCACCGCCATCAACCGACCGATAGTCGAATAAAGAGATCTCACATACGCGACGCCGCAAGCTGCGCAATCTTGACGGTCGCGTCGTAACCGACGCCATTGGACATGATGGTGATGCTGTCTTTGCCCTTGAACGTGTACACCGAGTAAAAATTCATAGGATTTTCGGTGATCTTCAACCCCCAGGCACTATCTCCTAACGCAGGAATCTCCACGAGTTCCCCCGGCTTGTTTTCGGCCTTCATGATTTCGATACCCTGATCGAAATAAGCCCGCTCCGCTCCAGCGGGGATACCAAGGCTTTCGCCCTTGAAATACATGACCTTTACATAAGTACCCGATCTGCTGCCCTCCCAGGAACAAAGACCGTTGTTCGTTTCCCGGACACGTGCCGGAGCGCCAACGAACTGCTCCATATCGGCCGCAGGCACCTTCAGGCAAGCCGGCTCGTTGGGATTGACCGACACTCCTGGTGCTTTTGCTCCGTCCGCCGCTATGGCCGTGGTGGCTATGCTCAAACCCAATAATGCTAGTCCGGCATGTTTGCGCATAGCTCATCTTTCGGCTTCAACTTTAACTTGAATGGCGGATATTTACTCGCGATGGCTAATTTTTAGGCTATTCTATCAAGTTATTTATAATTCATAAACAGATTGACCCTAGATTTAACGGGTGCGCCCATGATTGTCCAATCCTCGGCGAGTTGAGGATGGGGATCCTCAGCGAAGCATCATTCTGCCAGACAGCCCCGAACAGTTGCCGAATTATCCAGAGACGTGCGTCTCTATTGCCTGGTTGAGGATGTAATGACTATCCGTGTGAAACTGCTTGCCTGCATCTCGGTGCTCACCGCTACAATTATGATGATTGCTGCCTTTTCCTTCTACGCGATGGAAGAAGAAGCGAAAATTGCTGACTCCATCGTGGTTGATCGCGTCGAACCGATGGAACATTTGAAAATCATCGGTGATCGCTATGCGGTCAACATTGTCGATACCGTTCACAAGACCCGTTCCGGGGTCCTGTCGCCGATGCAGGGGACAGCGAATGTTCAGTCCGCACTGACTGATGTGAACGATCATTGGAAGGCGTACACAGGTACCACCCTGACAAGTGAAGAAAAGGAGCTTGCCGATCACTTCGAAGAAGCGCGCCGGAAGGCAGACGTCCACGTCCAAAAGCTTCTCGGTATCCTCACGTCGAAAGATGCTTCTGCGCTCGCCAGCTTCGCAGACAAAGAACTTTATCCGGCAATCGATCCTCTGGGTGGAGATATAGCCAAGCTAGTCGAGGTACAGATCCGTGTTGCCAAGGAAAAGCTGGCGGAAGGCAATGCCCTGAAGTCTATGCTGACAACCTTGATGATAGCGCTGATAGCAATGGCTGCCGCCGTTTCCACCTTTTCGATCTGGACTGTCATTGCCGGCGTTATCCGTCCTGTAAACGCCATTACTGGCGCGATGGACGCCCTAGCAAAGGGCAATCTCGACGTCACCATTTATGGCGAAGGACGCTCTGACGAAATTGGTACCATGGCGTCCACGGTCGGTGTTTTCCGCGATAACGCACGTGATAGGGTTCGGCTTGAACAGGAAGCCGCAGCCAACCGTTCGCTTTCCGAGCAGGAGCGTGCTGACCGTGAACGCCTGCAGGCACAGGAGGCGTCGGAAGTTCGCTTTGCAGTCGATAGCATCGGCAGTGCGCTAGGCCGTCTCTCTGAAGGCAAGTTGAACTACAGGATTACCGAAACCTTTGCAGACCGGCTTGATCAGGTCCGTCTCGACTTCAATGATGCCGTCGCAAAGCTCGAAGACGCCATGCGGCGCGTCGGCCAGAATGCCCAGGCAATTGCAGCCGGGTCCAATCAGATCCGTGCGGCGGCCGACGATCTCTCGAAGCGGACGGAACAACAGGCAGCATCGGTCGAGCAAACAGCAGCGGCACTGGAGCAGATCACGACGACGGTCACCGACTCAAGCAGGCGTGCCGAAGAGGCCGGCAACATGGTCCAGCAGACGCGCCAATCGGCGGAGCACTCAGGTGCGGTGGTCAGCAGAGCTGTCACCGCGATGCACGAGATCGAGACTTCGTCGAATGAGATTTCCAACATCATCGGTGTCATCGACGAGATCGCCTTCCAGACCAATCTACTTGCACTGAATGCCGGCGTAGAAGCCGCCAGGGCGGGCGAGGCGGGCAAAGGCTTTGCCGTCGTTGCACAGGAAGTGCGCGAACTCGCGCAGCGTTCTGCAAAAGCTGCAAAAGAGATCAAGGCGCTGATTGGCAAATCGGGAGTACAGGTCAAGAATGGCGTCGAACTGGTGACGGAAACCGGCAAAGCTCTGGAACAGATCGTCGCGCAAGTTCAGGGTGTCAGCACCAATGTCACGGCGATTGTCGAAGGCGCTAAGGAGCAGGCGACGGGACTGCGGGAAATCAACACTGCCGTCAACACCATGGACCAGGGCACTCAGCAGAATGCCGCCATGGTCGAGGAATCGACGGCGGCAAGCCATTCGCTGGCCAGGGAAGCGGAGGCACTATTCCAACTGATCGCCAGTTTCGAGATTGGTTCAACCCATGCAGCCACCGGTCCTCGCAGAGAAATGGATAGAGCGTCTGCGCCGTCTCCGGCAAGACGTCTGATGGCACGCGTTTCTAACGCCGTGCGTGGCAACACCGCTGCGAAGGTCGATAGCTGGGAAGAGTTTTAAAAATCTGAACTGATACCTGTATCCCCACTCTATTGACGCAGCTTCCGCCTAATCTTGTCGAAACGGTTAGGCGGAAGGCTTCAAGCTCGACGTCTACATCTCGTTCGCGCGCGAGTACGTCGCCAAAATTCCTGACAATGTTCAGCCGTTGATTTCAAAAAGATCATCTGGAATATCTTCGTGAATTCCAGAAAATTGCCGAGATCGATTCCATCGCCCGTTTCAAAGATGCTCCCGAGGCACAGGCTTTGAAGTGAATTTTCAACATTGGCAACGGACGATCGCGGTTGCATCTCTCCTGCACAACGGCGACGTCACCGAAACCCGTCTCATTTGCTGAGCGGTTGCAAGGAAGTGCGAAAGATCGACAAATGGTCGGCTACCGCCAACCGCCGACCGCCCCGGTTGACGGGCGAGCGCATCCGTGAGCAGTCGGATTAGGACATTATTGCCACCATCTTTCGCGATTGGCGATCCGAGAGCCCGACCAACCCCATGAACATGCCGCCTGACTGTGCCGTCTTCGTATGGGTGGCATACAAGTTGCTCGTAGCATCGTGCACGAAATGACGCGGACAAACCAGTCAACAACTTTCGCTGATGGACGCCGGTCAATTGAGGGATGTCCATTAACCGCCGGACGAGCAGATTGTCGATCGGGGATCCGGCAATGAAACCGCTGCCAAAGATTTCATGGATGCATTGGTCAAGCTTTATCACCGCCGGGCATAGGTAGATGGTCGAGGCACGACGGAAGTCGTGACCACACCGGGCACAATAGTGGTGCGGTTTGAGTTCGCTCTGATCAAAGGCTGCCACGGGCTGATTGCAGGAGGTGCATCGATCTCGCAACCTGTTGCTATGCTTTTCGCAGGTAAGTCGTGTTGCCAGCCGCCACTCTCGCCGAAAGTATGGGTGCGCATCAGTAGCCAGGCATCGCGGGCAGAATTGTAGCCATGTCGACCCCTGCCGTCGGTGAAGGTTTCGGAGGGGTAAAAAAAGCTGCCTTGTTTGATTGTCCGGCAGTGTCATAGCGGTTAGCTGTTCAGGTGTGATATCCGCATACGTCTGCAGCTGTTTTGCCAAGGTGATGGAAAGCTTTAGATCAAGCCTGGCGGACCACATTCCAGGTGTGAGCCCCAGTACTCGGGCGAAAGAGCGCCCTGGTACACCGTTGGCATAGGCAAGCCTGTGTAGCCAGCTCGACAATAGCTCGTCTGGCTGTGGCATGAAAGTGATGGGCCACCGTGTGGAAATTGTATCCAGGTAGCGCTCTTGGATGTCGATGAGTGGTGCGTCGATTTCTATGCGGGTCATATCAAACACCTGCGCAACGCCGCATTGCGCCGATGCGAAATGGGGGTGTAGCCAAGCTCATCGATACCGGTTTTGGTAATGCGTTCCGCTCCAGAACGAAGCGCCCCCACGGCAGCTTTGGTCACAACGGAGACAATCTCTCCGATCAAACCTTCCGATAGGCTGAAAATTCGTTGAGCCAATGTTTCATCCGATAGATCGGAGGCCTTCGCGAGAGGCAAAGCCGCTTCGAGGCTGTCGAGGAGGGTCAGGTAGCTTTCGTCATATTGCCACCTCGGGATTGCAACGAGGTCAAAGCGAGTTGCCATCTCGCTAGTCGCGTTGACAAAATCGTAGATGGCGACTTCGCCGATGAGGACAGGCGAGATATCATACTGCCGGCCGATCCGGCGGAGAAAGGCAAACACCCCTTCGACGTCGCGGGACCGTCCCCGTAGAGCATTGTGGAACTCGTCAAATATCAACACCCTGGGTTTGATGCTCTCCAGCAGGTGATCCAACTGCTCCGCCTTCCGGCTAACATTCCATATATCGCCACCAGGCGCATGAAACGCCTGAAGAATACTGCCATAGAAATGGCCAAGTCCTGCTCCTTCACGTGTCTGAACAATCCAAACTCGTTGGTTCGGCGATGCCCGAAGGTGCTCCACCGCGAACCGCTCCGCGATCATGGTCTTCCCATTTGCATAGGGGCCTATGAGCATTAGCCCTTGGGTCCGCAGTGACACAGGTCGGGCCAGCAAGTCAGCCAGTCGTTGTTGGGTGTCCTTCGCGATTTGATGGCCAATCCACCTCGGCGCCCGCATATAGGCTACGCGTTCGTCATCTCCGAGGTCGAGAATGGGACGTACGTGGTCAAATAAATGATCAGACATGCCGCTTACCAGTCTTCCACCGGCAGACGATTCTTCTGTCTCTTGGGGTGAGCCCGGTTGGCCGGTGCTTCGCCTGGAGCGATTGAGGCGTAGGGCTTTTTAGCTGCCGTGGCATGCGCTCTACGAACCGCGTCCCGACGCTCCCGTTTGGAGAGCTTGGCAGCATCAGCGATGGCAGATATCTCACGGCGTAGAGCCACTTTTTCTATGCTTGAGCGCTGGTTGATAGCGCGCAATTGAGCGCGTTCCGCATCATGCTCCCACAAGGTCACCGGTTCAATGCGGCCATCGCGGCGTCCGACGGGTCGAAACGATCG is a window of Agrobacterium cucumeris DNA encoding:
- a CDS encoding HAMP domain-containing methyl-accepting chemotaxis protein, whose amino-acid sequence is MTIRVKLLACISVLTATIMMIAAFSFYAMEEEAKIADSIVVDRVEPMEHLKIIGDRYAVNIVDTVHKTRSGVLSPMQGTANVQSALTDVNDHWKAYTGTTLTSEEKELADHFEEARRKADVHVQKLLGILTSKDASALASFADKELYPAIDPLGGDIAKLVEVQIRVAKEKLAEGNALKSMLTTLMIALIAMAAAVSTFSIWTVIAGVIRPVNAITGAMDALAKGNLDVTIYGEGRSDEIGTMASTVGVFRDNARDRVRLEQEAAANRSLSEQERADRERLQAQEASEVRFAVDSIGSALGRLSEGKLNYRITETFADRLDQVRLDFNDAVAKLEDAMRRVGQNAQAIAAGSNQIRAAADDLSKRTEQQAASVEQTAAALEQITTTVTDSSRRAEEAGNMVQQTRQSAEHSGAVVSRAVTAMHEIETSSNEISNIIGVIDEIAFQTNLLALNAGVEAARAGEAGKGFAVVAQEVRELAQRSAKAAKEIKALIGKSGVQVKNGVELVTETGKALEQIVAQVQGVSTNVTAIVEGAKEQATGLREINTAVNTMDQGTQQNAAMVEESTAASHSLAREAEALFQLIASFEIGSTHAATGPRREMDRASAPSPARRLMARVSNAVRGNTAAKVDSWEEF
- a CDS encoding TniQ family protein; amino-acid sequence: MTRIEIDAPLIDIQERYLDTISTRWPITFMPQPDELLSSWLHRLAYANGVPGRSFARVLGLTPGMWSARLDLKLSITLAKQLQTYADITPEQLTAMTLPDNQTRQLFLPLRNLHRRQGSTWLQFCPRCLATDAHPYFRREWRLATRLTCEKHSNRLRDRCTSCNQPVAAFDQSELKPHHYCARCGHDFRRASTIYLCPAVIKLDQCIHEIFGSGFIAGSPIDNLLVRRLMDIPQLTGVHQRKLLTGLSASFRARCYEQLVCHPYEDGTVRRHVHGVGRALGSPIAKDGGNNVLIRLLTDALARQPGRSAVGGSRPFVDLSHFLATAQQMRRVSVTSPLCRRDATAIVRCQC
- a CDS encoding TniB family NTP-binding protein translates to MSDHLFDHVRPILDLGDDERVAYMRAPRWIGHQIAKDTQQRLADLLARPVSLRTQGLMLIGPYANGKTMIAERFAVEHLRASPNQRVWIVQTREGAGLGHFYGSILQAFHAPGGDIWNVSRKAEQLDHLLESIKPRVLIFDEFHNALRGRSRDVEGVFAFLRRIGRQYDISPVLIGEVAIYDFVNATSEMATRFDLVAIPRWQYDESYLTLLDSLEAALPLAKASDLSDETLAQRIFSLSEGLIGEIVSVVTKAAVGALRSGAERITKTGIDELGYTPISHRRNAALRRCLI